From the genome of Spinacia oleracea cultivar Varoflay chromosome 2, BTI_SOV_V1, whole genome shotgun sequence, one region includes:
- the LOC110789873 gene encoding probable receptor-like protein kinase At5g24010 — translation MVNSSIIPAFSFLSLLPLLLLFLEVSSSFTPTDHHLINCGSSAPSTIDADHRKFFGDESSLPHSVRLSASQTIPLTDLEFKLSGDVSPLYNSVRIFRKPSKYTFRVKEKGAHLVRLHFHRFDSSNFDLSDAQFHVLADGYLLLNEFSGLTMKSLEIREYILWVDSDKLELSFKPLKKFNFGFVNAIEVISAPRDLILDSAQFVDSNGVIKIDGISRSAFETMFRVNVGGAKVTPFNDSLWRTWTTDDGYLESDHGSKEAHFGGKIKYQLGGASREVAPDNVYNSARVVSASSSGVAKEYLTWGFPIVDGYKYLVRTHFCDIASPVLGSLYFNVYVNGDMSIENLDLSTITNSLASPYYADFVVNGENGVITVSIGHSKGSSSSGVDALLNGIEVFKMSNSMNSLDGMVSAKSILRRCRGGNSSFLVLVVAAVGLLVAASVVLRKRLMAASDSVAWSPLPVDISEVSLKSTYL, via the coding sequence ATGGtgaattcctcaatcattccCGCTTTTTCTTTCCTCTCTCTTCTTCCCCTTCTCCTGCTTTTCTTAGAAGTTTCCTCGTCTTTTACACCCACCGATCATCACCTAATCAACTGCGGGTCATCCGCCCCTTCCACCATCGATGCCGACCACCGCAAGTTCTTCGGCGACGAGTCGTCGCTTCCTCACTCGGTTCGCCTATCGGCTTCTCAGACGATTCCACTCACTGATTTAGAGTTCAAACTATCTGGGGATGTCTCCCCTCTTTACAACTCGGTCAGAATCTTCAGAAAACCCTCGAAATACACGTTTCGGGTCAAAGAGAAAGGTGCTCATTTGGTACGTCTTCATTTTCACCGTTTTGATTCCTCGAATTTCGATCTTTCAGATGCTCAATTTCATGTTTTAGCTGATGGGTATTTGTTGTTGAATGAATTTAGTGGGTTGACCATGAAATCGCTTGAAATTAGAGAGTATATTTTGTGGGTTGATAGTGATAAACTTGAACTTTCTTTTAAACCTTTGAAGAAATTCAATTTTGGTTTTGTCAATGCAATTGAAGTTATTTCTGCGCCTAGGGATTTGATTTTGGACAGTGCCCAATTTGTAGATTCTAATGGGGTGATTAAAATTGATGGAATTTCTAGAAGTGCATTTGAAACTATGTTTAGGGTTAATGTTGGAGGGGCTAAAGTGACCCCTTTTAATGATTCTTTGTGGAGAACATGGACTACTGATGATGGATATTTAGAATCAGATCATGGGTCTAAAGAAGCTCATTTTGGTGGTAAAATTAAGTACCAATTGGGAGGAGCAAGCCGAGAAGTTGCCCCTGATAATGTGTACAACAGTGCGAGAGTGGTTAGTGCTTCGAGTTCTGGTGTTGCGAAAGAGTATTTGACATGGGGTTTTCCGATTGTTGATGGGTACAAGTATCTTGTGAGGACCCATTTCTGTGATATTGCTAGTCCTGTGCTCGGATCATTGTATTTCAATGTGTATGTTAATGGGGATATGAGTATCGAAAATTTGGATCTATCAACGATTACAAACAGTTTAGCTTCCCCTTACTATGCTGATTTCGTGGTGAATGGAGAAAATGGGGTAATTACAGTTAGTATCGGGCATTCAAAAGGGAGCTCATCTTCAGGGGTTGATGCATTATTGAATGGAATAGAAGTCTTCAAAATGAGCAACTCAATGAATAGCCTTGATGGAATGGTGTCTGCAAAGTCAATCCTGAGAAGATGTAGAGGAGGAAACAGTAGTTTTTTGGTACTTGTTGTTGCTGCAGTTGGGCTGTTGGTTGCTGCATCTGTTGTCTTGCGGAAAAGATTAATGGCTGCTAGTGATTCTGTGGCATGGTCTCCTTTGCCTGTGGATATTTCTGAAGTTAGTTTGAAGTCGACATATTTGTAG
- the LOC110788936 gene encoding uncharacterized protein: protein MKAHHSSDPSFNLSLPKLAISLLLGLSLYIFLSFFSLKTLYSPPPPSDDHDPLLTRITLLESPPDPLPEPTGLPHIVFGIGAAASKWSRRKEFIKLWWRPNFTRGYIFVDRRIHLSDPDKFPTLKVSQDTSKFGYTYRRGSRSALRMTRIVSEMVRMGLEDVRWYVMGDDDTVFFPDNLVRVLQKYDHNKMYYIGSNSETHMQNINFAYDMAFGGGGFAISYPLALAIEKMQDGCIQRYTGLYGSDDRIHACMAELGVPLTKEPGFHQFDVHGNLFGLLTAHPVAPLVTLHHLDIVDPIFPYMSRLQALQRLKVSTNIDSESVMQQSICYDSARNWTVSVSWGYVVQIIRGYVTPREMQRPSRTFFNWYKRDEPSSFSFNTRPFSKHPCETPYIYYLSNAEINQNTNVITSEYVHYQMPHPRCWWKAENPEKFHKVQVFKKPTDPHKWDEAPRRDCCRVLSTEKKSTVVIDVGECREGESIQPQY, encoded by the exons ATGAAGGCACATCACTCATCAGACCCTTCCTTCAATCTCTCTCTACCAAAACTCgcaatctctctcctccttggTCTTTCCCTTTATATCTTcctctctttcttctctcttaAAACCCTTTACTCTCCTCCACCTCCTTCTGATGATCATGATCCTCTCCTCACCCGTATTACTCTACTCGAATCCCCACCCGACCCGCTCCCTGAACCCACGGGTCTCCCCCACATTGTCTTCGGCATTGGTGCTGCCGCCAGTAAGTGGAGCCGTCGCAAAGAGTTTATTAAATTATGGTGGCGTCCCAACTTCACACGTGGGTATATCTTCGTAGACCGCCGTATCCACCTCTCCGACCCGGACAAGTTCCCGACCCTAAAGGTGTCACAGGATACCTCGAAGTTCGGGTACACGTATCGGCGTGGGTCCCGGTCTGCACTCCGGATGACGAGGATTGTATCGGAGATGGTTCGGATGGGGTTGGAGGACGTACGGTGGTACGTCATGGGAGATGATGACACCGTGTTTTTCCCGGATAATTTGGTTAGGGTTTTACAAAAATATGATCATAACAAGATGTACTATATTGGGAGTAATTCGGAAACACATATGCAGAATATTAATTTTGCGTATGATATGGCTTTTGGAGGTGGAGGTTTTGCTATAAGTTATCCTTTAGCTTTGGCTATTGAAAAGATGCAAGATGGTTGTATACAAAGGTATACGGGTTTGTACGGTTCGGATGATCGGATTCACGCTTGTATGGCTGAGCTCGGAGTTCCTCTCACTAAAGAACCCGGTTTCCATCAG TTTGACGTACATGGAAACCTATTTGGGCTATTAACAGCACATCCTGTGGCACCATTAGTAACACTACACCACCTAGATATTGTGGATCCTATATTTCCTTACATGAGCCGCCTCCAAGCCCTCCAACGTCTAAAAGTTTCAACCAACATAGACTCGGAGTCTGTAATGCAACAATCCATTTGCTACGACTCAGCCAGGAACTGGACCGTCTCGGTCTCATGGGGATACGTGGTGCAGATAATCCGAGGTTACGTTACACCCCGAGAGATGCAACGACCATCAAGAACATTCTTCAATTGGTACAAAAGAGATGAACCCTCAAGTTTCTCATTTAACACAAGGCCATTTAGCAAACACCCTTGTGAAACGCCTTACATTTATTATCTTTCTAATGCGGAGATTAATCAAAACACTAATGTGATTACGAGTGAGTATGTGCATTATCAAATGCCTCATCCTAGGTGTTGGTGGAAAGCTGAGAACCCTGAAAAGTTTCACAAGGTTCAAGTTTTTAAGAAGCCTACTGATCCTCATAAGTGGGATGAG GCTCCAAGAAGGGATTGTTGTAGGGTGTTGAGTACAGAAAAGAAAAGTACAGTGGTGATTGATGTAGGGGAATGCAGAGAAGGGGAATCCATTCAACCTCAATATTAA